In Rhodanobacter sp. LX-99, the genomic stretch CTGGACCAGGTGGTGGCGCTGAACCCGGATCGCGTGGCGGTGTACGGCTACGCGCACCTGCCGGAGATGTTCAAGGCGCAGCGGCAGATCGACGCCGCCGACCTGCCCGACGCGGCCACCCGGCTGGCGCTGTTCGGCCGCGCGCTGGAGCACCTGTCGGCGGCCGGTTACGTCTACATCGGCATGGACCACTTCGCCAAGGCGAGCGACGAACTGGTGCTGGCGCAGCGCGCCGGCACGCTGCAGCGCAACTTCCAGGGCTACTCGACGCACGGCGACTGCGACATCGTGGGCCTGGGCGTCAGCGCGATCGGCCGCATCGGCGACAGCTACAGCCAGAACGCACGCGACCTGATCGGCTACTACGCGGCGCTGGACGCCGGCCGCCTGCCGGTGGTGCGGGGGCTGGCGCTGGACGAGGACGACGTGATCCGGCGCGAACTGATCAACGAGCTGATGTGCCACGGCACGCTGGACAAGCAGGCGTTCGGCGCGCGCCACCGGCTGCTGTTCGACGAATACTTCGTGCGCGAGCGGCAGCGCCTGGTGCCGCTGCTGGACGACGGGCTGGTGCTGGAAAGCCCGCGCGAGATCCGGGTGACCTCGCGGGGGCGGTTGCTGTTGCGTATCATCGCCATGTGCTTCGACGCCTACCTGGACGACGCGGCACAGGCCCCACGCTACTCTCGCGTGATCTGAGTGCGTGTGATCTGATCCACGCAGCCCCGACCCGGCAGCCCATCACCATCATGCCATCCAAGCCCATGGCAGGCCGCCTGCCCGAGCCGCCCAGCCCGATTGCCGACGACGGCGACGAGACGCGTTTCTGCGGCACCTGCGCGTTCTCCAGCGCCTGCATCGCGGCCGGCTACGACAAGCCGGAGCTGGCCGAGCTGCAGTGCCTGGTCGAGCATGTGGGGCCGTTCCGCGCCGGCGAGCACATCTTCCGCACCGGCGATCCGTTCCGCGCGATCTTCGCCGTGCGCGCAGGCACCGTGAAGACGCGCATGGTCGACAAGGAAGGCCGCGAGCAGGTGCTGGGCTTCTACCTGCCCGGCGAGGTGATCGGCCTCAACGCGATCTACCCCGAGCATTTCCCGTGCGATGCGGTGGCGCTGGACACGGCTTACTTCTGCCGCTTCTCGTTCCCCGCGATGAGCGCGCTGGCTTCGCGCATTCCCGCCGTGCAGCAGCACCTGTTCCGCATGCTGAGCAAGGAGCTGGGCACCGCCAGCCTGCTCGCCGGCGACCACAGCGCCGACGAGCGCGTCGCCGCGTTCCTGCTGGACCTGGCCGGCCGCTACGCCGTGCGCGGCTTCTCCGCCACGCGCTTCCACCTCAGCATGTCGCGCGGCGACATCGCGAACTACCTGCGCCTGGCCGCGGAAACCGTCAGCCGCGTGCTCAGCCGCTTCCGCAGCCAGCAGCTGATCGAGATCGAAGGGCGCGAACTGGAACTGCTGAACCCGAAGAAGCTGCGCGAGATCGGGCAGGCGCTGCTGCCAGAGTGAGGTTGCCGTGGTCTGCGGGCATCGGGCGGCCCGCAGCACGGGTCGCCCGATGGACTTTATCGCGGCCCTACTTGCCTGTGGGCCGGTAGCTCAACCCCGCGTTGTAGCTGTCGACGTGTGACGGGCTTTCCTGGATGGCCTCGCGCAGTGTCTTGCGCAGCGCATCCGCATCCGCCTTGCCGTAGGCGTTCTCGAGCATCTTCCACAACGTCGGATCGATCTCCTTGCCCAGATCGGCCCAGTTCTTGGCGGGGCTCACCAGCAGGAAATCCGGTGCGCCTTCGCCGCCGTCGACGACTTCGTTCAACATCGAGTAGCCCGTCCATTTGGTCTTTTTCGCGGCGGCGTAGATCTTCCTGGCCGCATCCTCGAATGCCTTGCGTTGGCCCGGTTTCAGCTTGAAGTAGGTGACCTCGATCAAGGCGGGCGTGCCGAGCGTGTCTGTCTGCAGGTGGCTGAGTTCGGGATCGCCCTGCATGAAGGCGCTGGTCTCGCCCTTGAGGTGAGGATTCACCTGCGCCCTGAACGTGGCATCGCAGGCCTTGCCGGCGTCGTGCATGG encodes the following:
- a CDS encoding helix-turn-helix domain-containing protein produces the protein MPSKPMAGRLPEPPSPIADDGDETRFCGTCAFSSACIAAGYDKPELAELQCLVEHVGPFRAGEHIFRTGDPFRAIFAVRAGTVKTRMVDKEGREQVLGFYLPGEVIGLNAIYPEHFPCDAVALDTAYFCRFSFPAMSALASRIPAVQQHLFRMLSKELGTASLLAGDHSADERVAAFLLDLAGRYAVRGFSATRFHLSMSRGDIANYLRLAAETVSRVLSRFRSQQLIEIEGRELELLNPKKLREIGQALLPE
- the hemN gene encoding oxygen-independent coproporphyrinogen III oxidase, producing MAIPITPPEFDPALIARYDVAGPRYTSYPTAPQFKAAFDEAALREMIRASNEEPIPRPLSLYVHVPFCMSPCFYCGCNRVITRDVTQADRYLERLYREIELIAPLFDRDRPVRQLHFGGGTPNFLDTAHMGELLESLARHFSFSHEASREYGIEIDPRFADGAYIRNLGELGFNRISVGIQDFDPAVQKAVNRIQSFEQTREVIEAARASGFRSASVDLIYGLPLQSVDGFSRTLDQVVALNPDRVAVYGYAHLPEMFKAQRQIDAADLPDAATRLALFGRALEHLSAAGYVYIGMDHFAKASDELVLAQRAGTLQRNFQGYSTHGDCDIVGLGVSAIGRIGDSYSQNARDLIGYYAALDAGRLPVVRGLALDEDDVIRRELINELMCHGTLDKQAFGARHRLLFDEYFVRERQRLVPLLDDGLVLESPREIRVTSRGRLLLRIIAMCFDAYLDDAAQAPRYSRVI